The segment GGGCGGCGGCCTCGTCGGGGGCGGTGACGACGGTGCGGTGCAGGGCGGCGCGGATGTTGTCGAGGTCGCTCTCGATGCGCGCGATCCAGGGCAGCTGTTCGCCCGAGCGGAGCTTGGGCTCGGCGGCCTCGGCGAGGGCCGTGAAATGGGCGGTGTGGGTGGCCTCGGCGGCGGCGAGGAGCGCCGGGGTCTCGCCGGCGCGCTCGACCGCGTACTCGTGGATGGTCTCCAGGAGCCGGTAGCGCATCTCGCCGCCCTCGGTGGGGGTGGCGACGACGAGGGACTTGTCGACCAGGGCGCCGAGCGAGTCCGCGGCGCGCGGGGAGAGGGCCTCCGCCGCCGCGAGGTCCCAGCCGCCGGCGAAGACCGAGACCTGCCGGAGCAGGGTTCGCTCGTCGGGGTCGAGCAGCTCCCAGGACCAGTCGACGACCGCGCGGAGGGTCTGCTGGCGGGGCAGGACCGTGCGGGAGCCGGAGGTGAGCAGCTGGAAGCGGTCGTCGAGACGGTCGGCGATCTGGCGCGGGGTGAGCAGCCGCAGCCGGGCGGCGGCCAGTTCGATGGCGAGGGGCAGGCCGTCGAGGCGGCGGCAGATCTCGTCGACGGCGGCGCCGTCCCGGGCGAGGTCGAAGGAGGGGCGCACGGCGCGGGCGCGCTCGGCGAAGAGGCGGTGCGCGGGGTCGGGCGGAAGGGGCTCGACGGGGCGGACCGCCTCGCCGGGGACGCCGAGGGGTTCGCGGCTGGTGGCGAGGACGCGGAGCTGGGGGCAGTGGGTGAGGAGGGTCTCGGCGAGGGCCGCGGCCGCGTCGATCACGTGCTCGCAGTTGTCGAGGACGAGGAGGAAGGGGCGGCGGGCGAGGTGTTCGACCAGATGGGCGGTGGGGTCGTCCTGGAGGGCGGCGCCGTCGCGGGTGATCAGGTTGATCTCGCGGAGCCGGAGCGCGGAGAGAACGGCGCCGGGGACGGCCTCGGGGTCGTCGAGCGGGGCGAGCTCGGCGATCCAGGCGGGGGTGGGGGCGTCGGTGCTCGTGACGGGGCCGGTGGCGGGGGCGTCGGTGCTCGCCACCGGGCCCGTGGCGGGGGCTACGGCCCTGAGGGCGGCCTCCTCGGCAAGGCGGGTCTTGCCCGAGCCGCCGGGGCCGGTGAGTGTGACGAGCCGGGAGCGGGCCAGATCGGCGTGGAGCGCGGCGAGTTCGGGCTCGCGGCCCACGAAGGAGGTGAGACGGGGGCGGATGTTGCCGGGGAGGACGGTGGGGGTCGCCCGGCTGGGAGATTGCGCGTGGTCCGGCGGGGATTTCGGCTGCGGGTGGGCGGTCGGCGGCCCCCACGCGGTGCCCGTACGGGCAGGGCCCGGGGCGGGGCTCGGCGCGGGGCTCGGGGGCGGGCCCGCGAGGAGTTCCCGGTGGAGGGCGGTGAGTTCGGGGCCCGGGTCGGCGCCGAGGGCGTCCGCGAGGGTACGGCGGGCCGACTCGTAGGCGGTGAGGGCGTCGGCGTGGCGGCCCTCGGCCCGCAGGGCGCGGATGAGATGGGCGCGGAAGGCCTCGTCGTACGGGTACGTGGTGGTGAGTTCGGTCAGCTCCGGTACGAGTCCGTCGGTGGCGCCCCGGCGTAGATCGGCCTCGACGCGCTGCCGCAGGGCCGCGAGCCGCTGGGCCTCGGGGCGGACGCCGGCCGGGCCGGACAGATCGGCGAGGGCGGCGCCCCGGAAGAGGCCGAGGGCCAGGCGGAGGAGGGTGGCGGCCTTCTCCGGGTCGCCGGCTTCGAGGTGGGCGCCCGCGTCCTGGACGTGGCGCTCGAAGACGTACAGGTCGATGTCCTCGGGGGCGGCGACGAGCCGGTAGCCGGGGCCGGGGGTGGAGGCGACGGCGTCGCTGCCGATGATCCGCCGGAGGCGGCCGACCAGGGCCTGGAGAGCGGCGGGGGCGTCCTGCGGCGGGGCGTCCCCGTACACGTCGTCGGCCAGCTCGGTGACGGAGGCGGCGCGTCCGCCGCGCAGCGCGAGGGCGGCGAGCAGCGCGCGCAGCCGGGCGCCGCCGAGGGGGAGGCGGGCGCCGCGGGGGTCGAGGGCCTCGGTGGTGCCGAGGATGAGATACCGCACCGGCTCATTGTGTCCGGCGGCACGGACGTACGCCTCGGGGTTTACCCGGGGGTGACCCTCGGATCGCGGCCGTCAGAACGCGCCGGTGTCGAGCTCGAAACCGAGCGGATGGGGAAGGGGGACCACTGTCCCCAGCTTGTGGATGGATTTGTGACCGTAGTCGTCGCCGGAAGGACCGGAACAGATGACGGCCTCGCCGGCCTCGCGGTCGATGAGCAGGTAGAGGGGGATGCCGGCGCGCGCGTAGGCCCTGATCTTCTGGACGCGGTCGCGGCGCGCGGTGGATGAGGAGGTCACCTCGGCGACGAGAAGCACGGGGTCGGGGGCGTGCCACTCCTGCTGGTCGTCGAAGCTGCCTTTGGGGGCGATGACGAGGTCCGGGATGACTCTTACCGCGTCGGTGGTTCCGGGCAGGGTGAGGCCGATGCCCGTGAAGTTGCGCAGCTCCCGGTCGACGCGTCGGGCGATGACCTGTTCCACCACTTCGGTCACGATCACCTCGTGCTCTCCGTTGGCCGGAGGTACCACGTGGATCTCCCCTTCGATCAGCTCCACACGCCAGCCCTTGGGGGCCAGCGCACTGAACAGCTCGAAGGTCTCCTGGACGGTCGCACCCTCACGGTCGGGCACGCCCTCGGAGAACGCGTCCTCGGGAACCGGCAGCGGCATCGCCATGCTGGACCTCCCTCGCTCGGTGCGACGCTCTCAGCTTAGGACGGGCAGGCCGACGAGGTCCGGAGCGCGTTCACTCGAACGAGCGTGCTGTGACGTTTCGTCCGGGCCCCTCACGCCGGGAGTGACCTCGTCGCGGGAATCAGGGGGCCCTGCACCGCGCGGTGGGCGCGTGGTTCCGTCGTGTTGGTCCAGCAGGAGCCTCGGCGGGACATGAGGCGGCGGAGCCAGAGCTCGGTGGAGACGAGGTCGGCCAGGCCGTCCAGGGGGACGGGTTCGCCGTCGGCCGCCGCGCGGAGGGCCTCGCGGACCACGCGGGCCTCGATCAGGCCCGCGTCGGCGAGCAGCGGGGCGTCGAAGAGGGCGATCAGGTGCGGGAGCGCCGCGCGCAGCCCCGCGCGCGTGGCGGCGGCCGGGACCGCCGGGTGGGGGGCGCCCCAGCCCGGGGGGAGGTCGTGGATGCCGGCGCCGGAGAGGACCGTGCGCAGCACGCCCGCGCGTGCGTCCGGCTGGACCCGGAGCGATTCGGGGAGCTCCCGGCAGGCCCGTACGACCTGGTTGTCGAGGAAGGGGGCGTGCAGGCGCTGGCCGCGGATCTCGGCGGCCTGTTCCAGGACGCGGTGGTCGGCCGCCGCGCGCGCGAGGGCGGCACGCGCGCGTGCTTCGCCCGGGCGCTGGACAGAGGTCGGCAGGGTCGCCGCCCGGTTCAGGCGAACCGATACTTCAGCCAGCGCCTCCCCCGTCAGCCAGCGCGCCGCCGGACCCGGGCGCGACCAGGTCAGCGCGGAGAGGGACGCCTCCAGGGGGCCGAAGCCGTCCGGAGCCGTGCGGTTCGCCTCCAGGACCCGCTGGGCCGCCGCCTCCAGGCCCGTCCGGTACGGGGTACGGGCCAGCTTCCGCGCCGCCCGGTACACGGTCAGGGGCACCAGGAGCGAGCCCGCCGAGGGCCCCGAGGCCTTGGCGAGCGCCGTCACGGGACGCACCAGGGAGCGGCGCCTGCGGTCCATCAGGAGGTCCGCGAGGCGCGCCGGGTGCGCGTCCAGGACCTGCTTGGCGCCCATGCCGGTGAAGTGGTCGGCGCTGCCGCCCGAGAGGCGCCTGCGGTGCCGTTCGGCCGTGACGAGCGAAGGGCCCGGCTCGTCGGTGAGCGGCCCGTCGAGCGCGGCGTACGGGAGCGCCTCCTCGCCGCCCGCGACGACCACATGGTGCAGGCGCGGGTCGGCCGCGAGCTCCCCGGCCCGCTTCAGCTCGTCCTCGCGGTCCGAACCCGCGCGCGTGGCCAGGTCGTTGAAAGTGACGGCGAGCAGCCTCTCCCCCGCGCCCGTGCCGTGCCCGGTGATCGTGCCCGGCACCCCCGGGAGGCCCGCCGCGAGCAGCGCGAGCGTGCCCGAGGCGCTGCCGCCGGACAGGTCGGCGCCGATGCCGGGCGCCGGGCCCCCGCCCCGGGCCGCGCGCCGGTCGGCGGGCCCCATGCCGGGGACGGGGCCGGGGTCGGGAAGCGGGGTCTCCGGTGCGTGCCGGGGCGCGGTGAGCCGGGCGCGTACGGCTTCGATGAGGGCGTCCCTGACCCCTTCGACGGCCTGCCGGGGGTCGGCCTCGGCCGCCGCGACCGCGAGCGAGGCGACCTGCTCGTACCCGGTGATCTCCCGCGAGCCCTCCCGCAGGATCAGCGCGTGCCCCGGCGGCACCCGTCGGACCCCCTCGTACGGGGTGGAGTCGCGCAGTGCCTCCGGGGTCTCCGGGCAGGCGAGGAGTGCGGCGAGATGGCCGATGTCGAGCTGGGCCTCGACGAGGTCGGCGAGCGGCAGGGCGGCGGTGGCGAAGGCGGTGCCGCCCGCCCACGGGGTGTGGAACACGGGCCGGGCGCCCGCGAGATCACCGGTGACGGTGACGCGGCGGCCGGCTTTGACGACCGCCGTGTAGCTGCCGGGCCAGGCCGTGAGATGCCGCAACGCGCCCCCGCGCGCGGTGAGCAGGCCGATCCGCAGTTCCTCGTCGCTCGCGGCGCAACAGCCGAGGACGGCGAGGCGGGTGTGGTCGTCGACGGCCACCACGCGCACCTCGTCGGGGCGCCAGTCGCCGACCGCCCACAGGGGGTCGGGGTCACCCCAGAGGAGTTGCGCGCCGACCGGTTGCACCGTGCGCCCCTCGGTGGCGGCGGCCTGACCGGAGCCCGCGGAGTACGTCGCTCCGTAGCCGCCGTCCGCCGGGTATGCCGCTCCGTAGCCGGGCTGCGAGCCGCCGTGACCGCGGTCGTAGGTGGTGCTCACCGATCCCGCCCGGGCCCCGGCCGTCGTTGCGAAGCTCGCGGCGACACTGCTCCAGCCCACCAGCCATCGCATCGGCGCCTCCACATCCGTTTCGGTGGGAGACATGCTGCCACGACAACGGCGCACGGGGCGGAGTCCGGGCGCACGCGTGCGAAAGCCGAATGCGCCCCTGGCATGGGCCAGTTGACCACCGGCGTCATTCGGCCAAATATCGACCCTCCCCGGCGGGGTCGGAACGCGTGCGGGGCATCCGCCCTCGCACACCGCTTCCCACCGGTCACCGGCAGCCCGGGAGGCGCTCCCGCCTCCCGGCGCCGTCCGCCGCCCGCGGGGAATGGGGCGGCGGTATCCCCCAGCCCACTGGTCCGGGACACTGATCCCGGCCGAGCGGGCCGACCCACGCGATATTCATGGAAGCGCTCTCCCGGCCGCCCGGAGAGAGCGCACGGCCGGGCGCACGGCCACACGGCGGGAGCACGAGCCGGGCAGCCGGGCCCGGCTGTCGGCCTTTCACACAACAATCTCGCCATACGGAACACCGCCCCTTAACGGTAGGGATGCGGCGAACTACGCTGTGTTTACGAATGCCGCACGCCTATGCCCGGCGTCGTGGCGGCCGTCTGGGTTGTCGAGGGGTGGCGTCATGTCCAGGGAGCAACGCGGGCCGAACGAAAAGCTCGGCACGGTTCTCGCCCTCGCGGGAATCAGCAACGCCGGGCTCGCCCGGCGCGTCAACGACCTCGGTGCGCAGCGGGGCCTGACGCTTCGTTACGACAAGACCTCGGTCGCCCGATGGGTGTCCAAGGGCATGGTGCCGCAGGGCGCCGCCCCGCATCTGATCGCCGCCGCGATCGGGCAGAAGCTCGGCCGGCCCGTGCCGCTGCACGAGATCGGCCTCGCCGACGCCGACCCGGCGCCCGAGGTGGGGCTCGCCTTCCCGCGCGACGTCGGCGAGGCCGTGCGCTCCGCCACCGACCTGTACCGGCTGGATCTCGCCGGGCGCCGGGCCGGCGGAGGCGGGATCTGGCAGTCGCTCGCCGGATCCTTCGCGGTGAGCGCGTACGCGACTCCCGCGTCCCGCTGGCTGATAACCCCGGCCGACCCGTCCGTGGAGCGCGAGGCCCCGCGCCCCCCGGGAGCCGGCATCACGGTCGCGGGCGCGTCCTCGACGGGGACCGGGACCGCCGCCGCGGCCGCGACCCCGCCGGAGTACGTGCGCGTGGGGCACAGCGACGTCGCCAAACTCCGCGAGGCCGCCGAGGACGCCCGCCGGTGGGACTCCAAGTACGGCGGCGGGGACTGGCGTTCGTCCATGGTCCCCGAGTGCTTACGCGTGGACGCGGCCCCGCTGCTGCTCGCCTCGTACTCCGACGAGGTCGGCCGGGCCCTCTTCGGCGCGACCGCCGAGCTCACCCGGCTCGCCGGCTGGATGGCCTTCGACACCGGGCAGCAGGAGGCCGCCCAGCGCTACTACATCCAGGCGCTGCGGCTCGCCCGCGCCGCCGCCGACGTGCCCCTCGGCGGCTACGTCCTCGCCTCCATGTCCCTCCAGGCCACCTACCGGGGCTTCGCCGACGAGGGCGTCGACCTCGCCCAGGCCGCGCTGGAGAGGAACCGGGGGCTCGCCACCGCCCGCACCATGTCCTTCTTCCGGCTCGTCGAGGCACGCGCGCACGCGAAGGCCGGTGACGGGGTCGCCGCGGCGGCCGCGCTCAAGTCCGCCGAGGGCTGGCTGGAGCGCTCCCGGGAGGGCGACGGCGACCCGACCTGGCTGGGCTTCTACTCGTACGACCGGTTCTGCGCCGACGCCGCCGAGTGCTACAGCGATCTGAAGGCGCCGCGCGAGGTGCGCCGCTTCACCGAGCAGGCGCTCTCCCGGCCGACGGAGGAGTTCGTCCGCTCGCACGGACTGCGGCTCGTGGTCTCCGCCGTCGCCGAACTGGAGTCGGGCAATCTCGACGCGGCCTGCGCGGCGGGCACGCGCGCGGTGGAGGTGGCGGGACGGATCTCCTCGGCACGGACGACGGAGTACGTACGGGATCTGCTGCACCGGCTCGAACCGTACGGGGACGAGCCCCGGGTGATGGAGCTGCGGGAACGGGCCCGGCCGCTGCTCGTCGCGCCGGTGTGAGCGGGACGCGGGGCGGCTCGGGAGCGTGACCTGCGTCTCGTGATGTCGCGCGAGGTTTCACGGGATTGTCAGTGGGCCAGTGCACTATCGGGGGTGGGAGGTGGCGCTGGTGTTTGACTGTGACGTGCTGGTGATCGGCGGCGGGATCGTCGGTCTGTCGACGGCGTACGCCCTGACGCGCGCCGCTCCCGGCACGCGGGTCACGGTGCTGGAGAAGGAGCACGCGCTCGCGCGCCACCAGACGGGGCGCAACAGCGGGGTGATCCACAGCGGGATCTACTACCGGCCGGGATCGCTCAAGGCCCGGTTCGCGGTCGAGGGCGCGGCCGAAATGGTCAAGTTCTGCGCGGAGTGGGACATTCCGTACGAGGTGACGGGCAAGCTCGTCGTCGCCACCGCGCGCGAGGAGCTGCCCCGGCTGCACGCGCTCGTGCAGCGCGGCAGGGAGAACGGCATCCCGGTGCGGGAGCTCGGTCCGGCCCAGATCAGCGAGTACGAGCCGCGGGTGCGGGGCCTGGCCGCGATCCACGTCGGCACGACCGGCATCTGCGACTACGGCGCGGTGTCGGAGCGGCTCGCCGAATCCTCCGGAGCCCGGATCCTGTACGGGGCGGAGGTCACCGTCATCGACCGGCGCCCCTGGGGGGTCGCCGTGCGGACGGCGGACGGCCGGGTGGTGCGGGCGCGGGTCCTGGTGAACTGCGCGGGGCTGCACTGCGACCGGATCGCGCGGCTCGCGGGCGACGACCCGGGCATGCGGATCGTGCCCTTCCGGGGGGAGTACTACGAGCTGGCGGACCCCTCGCTCGTCCGGGGTCTGGTCTATCCGGTGCCGGACCCGGCGTTCCCCTTCCTCGGGGTGCATCTGACACGGGGGATCGACGGCGGCGTCCACATCGGACCGAACGCGGTACCGGCGCTCGCGCGGGAGGGGTACGGCTGGTCCGTCGTCCGGCCCCGCGAGC is part of the Streptomyces sp. NBC_00250 genome and harbors:
- a CDS encoding AfsR/SARP family transcriptional regulator, yielding MRYLILGTTEALDPRGARLPLGGARLRALLAALALRGGRAASVTELADDVYGDAPPQDAPAALQALVGRLRRIIGSDAVASTPGPGYRLVAAPEDIDLYVFERHVQDAGAHLEAGDPEKAATLLRLALGLFRGAALADLSGPAGVRPEAQRLAALRQRVEADLRRGATDGLVPELTELTTTYPYDEAFRAHLIRALRAEGRHADALTAYESARRTLADALGADPGPELTALHRELLAGPPPSPAPSPAPGPARTGTAWGPPTAHPQPKSPPDHAQSPSRATPTVLPGNIRPRLTSFVGREPELAALHADLARSRLVTLTGPGGSGKTRLAEEAALRAVAPATGPVASTDAPATGPVTSTDAPTPAWIAELAPLDDPEAVPGAVLSALRLREINLITRDGAALQDDPTAHLVEHLARRPFLLVLDNCEHVIDAAAALAETLLTHCPQLRVLATSREPLGVPGEAVRPVEPLPPDPAHRLFAERARAVRPSFDLARDGAAVDEICRRLDGLPLAIELAAARLRLLTPRQIADRLDDRFQLLTSGSRTVLPRQQTLRAVVDWSWELLDPDERTLLRQVSVFAGGWDLAAAEALSPRAADSLGALVDKSLVVATPTEGGEMRYRLLETIHEYAVERAGETPALLAAAEATHTAHFTALAEAAEPKLRSGEQLPWIARIESDLDNIRAALHRTVVTAPDEAAAHRLVFAVGWFWWLRNYRPEGLTWVDRTVALGDDPADPEDLRYWPRMRLRMLQFFLAVDSRTLGDFQEPEAIALARRVRSAFGEPPGPEGARFPGLLWPFTAYLTEEPAVVRGLLDEAVANCRRHGGDWEVGVSLMFRTHMVVDMPGGMPGIDEDLAELGRLARSVGDRWMGAQIASATGEAHMLRGRSEEAGEAYEEALRLAREVGAHAESPFLIARLAELDYQAGDMEAAEKGLDEAAREAERYFVRDTGVFVCFLRAVLALHRGEVAEARAQLEEAGRTAATGAPPPHFEAALVGLSARVEAGEGRASAVATATDALRGARDAQCADFITAGLAEGLAIVLSSAGEPALAVRIMAAVDGWRDERPRSVPGLRDLETVTDRALAALGPSGLAAARAAGEGLGIDDVLALAETVTARPAPDGDGSGTVGSG
- a CDS encoding asparagine synthase-related protein; its protein translation is MRWLVGWSSVAASFATTAGARAGSVSTTYDRGHGGSQPGYGAAYPADGGYGATYSAGSGQAAATEGRTVQPVGAQLLWGDPDPLWAVGDWRPDEVRVVAVDDHTRLAVLGCCAASDEELRIGLLTARGGALRHLTAWPGSYTAVVKAGRRVTVTGDLAGARPVFHTPWAGGTAFATAALPLADLVEAQLDIGHLAALLACPETPEALRDSTPYEGVRRVPPGHALILREGSREITGYEQVASLAVAAAEADPRQAVEGVRDALIEAVRARLTAPRHAPETPLPDPGPVPGMGPADRRAARGGGPAPGIGADLSGGSASGTLALLAAGLPGVPGTITGHGTGAGERLLAVTFNDLATRAGSDREDELKRAGELAADPRLHHVVVAGGEEALPYAALDGPLTDEPGPSLVTAERHRRRLSGGSADHFTGMGAKQVLDAHPARLADLLMDRRRRSLVRPVTALAKASGPSAGSLLVPLTVYRAARKLARTPYRTGLEAAAQRVLEANRTAPDGFGPLEASLSALTWSRPGPAARWLTGEALAEVSVRLNRAATLPTSVQRPGEARARAALARAAADHRVLEQAAEIRGQRLHAPFLDNQVVRACRELPESLRVQPDARAGVLRTVLSGAGIHDLPPGWGAPHPAVPAAATRAGLRAALPHLIALFDAPLLADAGLIEARVVREALRAAADGEPVPLDGLADLVSTELWLRRLMSRRGSCWTNTTEPRAHRAVQGPLIPATRSLPA
- a CDS encoding MFS transporter — encoded protein: MSREQRGPNEKLGTVLALAGISNAGLARRVNDLGAQRGLTLRYDKTSVARWVSKGMVPQGAAPHLIAAAIGQKLGRPVPLHEIGLADADPAPEVGLAFPRDVGEAVRSATDLYRLDLAGRRAGGGGIWQSLAGSFAVSAYATPASRWLITPADPSVEREAPRPPGAGITVAGASSTGTGTAAAAATPPEYVRVGHSDVAKLREAAEDARRWDSKYGGGDWRSSMVPECLRVDAAPLLLASYSDEVGRALFGATAELTRLAGWMAFDTGQQEAAQRYYIQALRLARAAADVPLGGYVLASMSLQATYRGFADEGVDLAQAALERNRGLATARTMSFFRLVEARAHAKAGDGVAAAAALKSAEGWLERSREGDGDPTWLGFYSYDRFCADAAECYSDLKAPREVRRFTEQALSRPTEEFVRSHGLRLVVSAVAELESGNLDAACAAGTRAVEVAGRISSARTTEYVRDLLHRLEPYGDEPRVMELRERARPLLVAPV
- a CDS encoding Uma2 family endonuclease; protein product: MPLPVPEDAFSEGVPDREGATVQETFELFSALAPKGWRVELIEGEIHVVPPANGEHEVIVTEVVEQVIARRVDRELRNFTGIGLTLPGTTDAVRVIPDLVIAPKGSFDDQQEWHAPDPVLLVAEVTSSSTARRDRVQKIRAYARAGIPLYLLIDREAGEAVICSGPSGDDYGHKSIHKLGTVVPLPHPLGFELDTGAF
- the lhgO gene encoding L-2-hydroxyglutarate oxidase, producing the protein MFDCDVLVIGGGIVGLSTAYALTRAAPGTRVTVLEKEHALARHQTGRNSGVIHSGIYYRPGSLKARFAVEGAAEMVKFCAEWDIPYEVTGKLVVATAREELPRLHALVQRGRENGIPVRELGPAQISEYEPRVRGLAAIHVGTTGICDYGAVSERLAESSGARILYGAEVTVIDRRPWGVAVRTADGRVVRARVLVNCAGLHCDRIARLAGDDPGMRIVPFRGEYYELADPSLVRGLVYPVPDPAFPFLGVHLTRGIDGGVHIGPNAVPALAREGYGWSVVRPRELAGTLAWPGSWAIARAHWRYGAGELRRSVSKRAFTEAVRRLLPVVEESDLRRAAAGVRAQAVLRDGTLVDDFLIREAARTVHVLNAPSPAATASLPIGREVAGRALALL